The sequence TCTTGCTCTTCCGTGCACCACATGGACCGCCCCGTGACTCCGTCTGGACTCCTCGGGTCCCTCAATCCAAGTCTACTTGTGTTCACCCTGCATCGCCTTAGTCCATCGGCATGAACCTTTCGCTTGACCTTCACCGCATGCCATTGACTGCCACGTTGCATCCTAGGCCTGCACATCACGGGACAAGAGATACATCAAATCCACACAATATTATCAATCACTTATCATTTAAGGATGACCACCATTGATCCTCAAACATGTTTTGAGTTCCATTGCTTAGACCCTGGAGGCTGAAGCTTCAGCATATTTAATGAGAATATGAACTTCTTAATTACCATATTGGACCAGCTATAACAGTCAATTTTTGCTATACTTCTGATAAAATGAATCCATCTCTTGCTTTATGCTTGTTCTCTTTGAAGATACCTCATGCCAAGCCATCAAATCCCGGTTTTTCAACCCAATTATATCCTCCCTAGACTTCAAAATTGCTAATGCAGATCCCTAGACTGTtatcgagttttttttttctcaaacaagCCCCAATAATTTCCCTCAATTCACCATCTTTCTGTTATGTTAAAGATATGGACTAGATCGATTACTTATTTCCCTCAATTCCGCAGCAAAGATCCTTTCTCAAACCTCATGGATCTGTGCATTATTTTCAGCTATCTTTGCTGCTTTTCAATCTCAATCACCAACTGTAGAAGGAGGTGCGAGACACGGCAGGGACCTACGTTGGAGGAGGGGGTGCGAGAGGTCCATAACTTAATTTCTCATCATATTTTTTCTTAAATATGAAATAACTTTTTTAACCCAAAATGTTTGTTCCTAATTTATAAGAAAGCGTTCCACCcttataaaaaattattttttttggaaatacCATCCAAATATAGTAAAGTATGGTCTTCTTTTTAACATCTTGTACTATAAGAAACACAATGGACCAATCAAAATTTTATTCGGACCTCTGAATTATGAGTTACGACATTTTTCAGACTAAATTTAGGTCATATCATCGTATTTATGCCACTACATACAACCACTGTACTCTGTATGTGTACGTATATGACCCAGGGTGGGCGTTGTCTCCCCTATTAACGCCCATGCGGACACTAGCAGCCCTCAAACTTGTAGTGTGAAAATGCGCCATCGGTGGGAGCACATATTTTCCGCGAGACGAAGACCTGATTTCGCCGCCCGGTTGACTCATCAGTTTCCTTTGCCAGTCTCGCACGGTTGAGCAACAGCTGCGCTATCAGAAGACCTGATTCGCCGCTCGGTTGACTCATGGCTCATCAGTTTCCTTTGCCGGTCTCGCACGGTTGAGCAACAGCTGCGCTATCAGACTTCAGCTGGTGCGCATGAACGTGAGCCATAAGGGGTCAGCTGTAGTGGTCATCTCTTGCTTTCGCTTTTCGAGTTTTTGGGAGAGAAAAAGGTTTTCTCCAATATATAGTGCGCGCGCTAGCCGACTAGCTGCCAATGCAACTTGCTGCTAGTCATGCACGACTCACGAGTCACGACGTCTTCGTGGATCGATCAGTTTATCTGGCACTCAATAATCGGCCCACTGAAATTTTACTTATAGTCTATTCGTTTGAGCTGCAGCTTTCgagtttttctaaaaaaaactgctgctggtttttttttttggaaaattcaACACTAACTTTAGAAGATGTGCTTATCTAGGCTCAAAAATCTACGAAAGGCTCGTAAAACTGAGCTTTTCATATAAACTTAGCTTCTCTGGATTTTCAGTTTTTCAAAGCTGCATGAGAAGTTCACTACTTTGTTTGAGCTTCTAGCTTTCCAGGCTAATAGACTGCCAGAAAGCTCCAACAAACATGTCCTTGTTAGTGGCCATTGTTAAGACAAAAGGTCGATGGGCCATAAGGGAAGAGAGTGCATGTCCTTTCTCCCTTCGTTCATCCTGCCACTGCCATGCCTATAAATACAGCATCCATGACCACAAAGTTTCAGCAAGCAGCGCAGTTAGCAGTTAGCACAACACACAGGCCACAGGGACCGAGAGGGGAGAGCAGCTCGCTGCCAGCCAAAGCGCGCGATGGcgtcctccaccaccaccaagaCCGCCCGTCTTCTCCGGCTCCTGCAGATCGCGCTGTTCGTCGTCTCCGCGGTGATCATGAGCGGCGGCTCCGTCTGCCACGGAGCGCGCGCCGGTGGGTATTGTTATTAAATCATCAGAATTCTAAACTGCCTGTTTATTTCTTCGTCTCGTGGCGTTTAATTAGCAGTATGGTAGAGTTCTGGGATGCTAACAGAAGGATCATCTGGGTATGCTTGGATGATGCAGTTCCAGTGATAGGTTACGGCGGTTTGAACCCTAACCGACCTGCTTGCATCGGCGAGAGGTGCCCAGTACGAGGTGACCCCTACAGCCGCCCTCGTCCCTATGGTGGCATCCCATACCACCGTGGTACACCCGCTCAGCCACCGAACGGAGAGAACCCCCATCCCTGATGAATGATGGCTGCCTCGATCACGATCATATGTAACGAAAGAGttggcaacaacaacaacgcaCCGTGTACCTAAGATGTAGCTAACCGCAATATAAATATGGGTAGCAACGTACTGTCTCGTGTGCTTGTGTAGTATGAATAAAACTCAAGTTCAGATGGCCGACAGTGCTGCGGCTACTCTTGTCGGCACAAACCAAATTGCCCGCTTCAAATCCCAATCAGAATGttttttgttgtgtttcattCTTTCtatgcgatttttgtattgtTCATGCAGCATGAGAACACCAAAATGTCCTCTTTTATTTTTGGGAAATGAAATGCTCGCCTGAACCTGATGCCGCTCAAAATCCGAAGAACAAAACGTGGCAACCATATACACACCTGTTAGTTGGGCCAAGGTAACAGGCCATCTCCTTTAGCCACGGTCACACACCCAACCTGGCTAGCTTTGACAAGGCAAGCCATACTGCTCTACCTGCATGCACAGATCCTGGTTGTGTGCCTGAATGAGATGCCCCGTCGCCCGAGCGATGAGACAGTCAAGCCCATTGGCAGCCCGGGCGGCGCACGAACCGCCTACACGTCGTTGTTCACGCAGAAGATGATGCAGGAAACAGGGGGAGATTCGATCAAAGCCGGTATGCTCGCAACTTGGCAAAGAACACAGATGATGTGATCTAACAGACACAACAGACCCCCATACGACCCTCTCAAAAGAGGAACGAAAACAAGATCGATTTATAAATAGGATCTAGAAAACATCTACTAGTACGCAAACGGCGACACTGACATGGCCTACGCCGGCGCCCCTGCCGtggccaacgccgccgccgccgacaatgGTGCTCGTTCCATGGCCAACGCCACTACCGCaatcaacgccgccgccgccaccgcccaccatGGCGCGAACGGCGCGCCCGCGTCAGGATCAGGCCGCGACCACGTGGTCATCTTCCCCTTCATGGCCAAGGGCCACATGCTCCCGCTGCTCCACTTGGCCACGGCCctctcggcgcggcgcgggggcctCGGCCTCCGCGTGACCCTGGTCACCACGCCGGGCAACGTGGCCTTCGCCCGGAGCCGGCTGCCGGCGTCGGTGTCGCTCGTCGCGCTCCCGTtcccgccgctcccgccgctgccggcgggcGTCGAGTCCACCAACGCCCTCCCGTCCCCGTCGCTGCACCTGGCGTTCCTGCGCGCCACGGCGCTCCTGCGGGCGCCCTTCGCCGCGTTCCTGGCCTCGCTCCCGTCCCCGCCGCTCGCGCTCGTCTCCGACTTCTTCCTCGGGTTCacgcgccgcgtcgccgccaaCGCCGGCGTCCGCCGCGTCGTGTTCAACGGCATGTCCTGCTTCGCGTCGGCGATCTGCAAGGCGCTCGCCGCGAGCCCGCCGGCCAGCTTCGAGCCCGGCGCGCAGCTCCGCGTGCCCGCCCTGCCGGACCACGTGGTGGTCTGGGCGGAGGAGGTCCCCGACGGGGTGGCCAACAGGGCCGACCCCGACAACCCCTTCACCCGGTTCTTCGCGCGCGAGATCGGCGACTCGGACGTGCGCAGCTGGGGCGTCCTCGTCAACAGCTTCGCCGCGCTGGACGGGGACTACGTGCCGGGCCTGGAGTCCTTCTACGAGCCGGGGTCCCGCGCCTGGCTCGTCGGCCCGctgttcctcgccgccgccggcgacgacatGTCGCCGGAGGGCGAGAAGGAGCACGACCCCGAGGGCTGCCTCGCGTGGCTCGACGAGAGGGCGGCGCAGCCGGGGTCCGTGGTCTACGTCTCGTTCGGCACGCAGGCCCACGTCACGGACGCGCAGCTCGACGAGCTGGTGCACGGGCTGGCGCGGTCCGGCCGGCCCTTCCTCTGGGCGGTCCGGTCCGACacgtggtcgccgccggcgggcgtGGGCCCCGACGGCCGGATCGTCCGCGGGTGGGTCCCGCAGCGAAGCGTCCTTGCCCACAGGGCGGTCGGCGGGTTCGTGAGccactgcgggtggaactcggTGATGGAGAGCCTCGCCGCCGGGAAGCCCCTGCTGGCGTGGCCGATGATCGCCGAGCAGCACCTGAACGCGAGGCACGTCGCCAACATCCTGGGCGTCGGCGTCAGGGTGGCCGTGAGGCCCGGCGCGGGCGTCGTCGGGCGGGCGGACGTGGAGGAGAAGGTGCGGGAGCTCATGGACGCCGGCAGCAAGGCGGCGAGGAGCATGCGGGAGAGGGCCGCGTGGGCGCAGCAGGCAGCGGAGTCGGCGGTGAGCCGCGGTGGAACTTCGGCCACGACGTTGCGGAATCTGGTGGAGGAGCTGCAGCGGACCTACGGTGACGTCGTAGGCAAAGAAAGCGAGGTGAGGGGGACAAAATAGTCTTTAATTTCTCCAGGTTCAGTTTTATAAAAGTGTCAGTTAATTTGTTCTATGCCTTTTGCCTGTGTTAATGTAAGCCTGTGTTCCCTGAATTTCTCCATATTGTTCATCGGGGTGGCCAATTGACCGCACAATTTTGAGTCATAAGAAAAGCTTACTTCTTTTTACGGAAAAGCTACACGGAGAGGGCTCTCGATTTAGGATAAATCGAGAGCCCCCCTGTTACTTCTACCAGTAGATGGCTAGGTAATTTCACAGAGACAAGAAAGTAacaacaaagagaagaaagtaACAAAATAAAATCAACAACTCCGGCGACGGGATTCGGGGTTCCATGAGGGCGGTTGGTGGGCGGGACGGACGGCGGCGgatgccgccggccgcgggcggTGGTCGAGGCTGGCGGGGTTAGGGATTTGGGGTTTCTGGGTTGCAGGTGGGGGTTCCATGGCCGACGGGTATAGAGGGATGGCCGGGAGAGGCCGCcggcccggcggtggtggtgggttgagggcggcgaggccggcggcgatggcgccgcCGGGCGGGTGGGGGGAGGCCGGttgggcggtgccggcggcgggggcatcTGTGGAGGAGGATGGGGTGGcggaggggaagaggaagaggaagggggagggggtggagagGGCAGCGCTCGCCGGAGCGCTCGCCGGCGTCCGAGACGACGCCGGTGAGATGGGCGGCGGGTCGAGGGCGGGGGTGGGCGGGATCGGGCGGCGGGGTGGTCCTGTGCCATGAATGGCGCGAGCTAGCGGCTGGGGTTGAGGGGTGgtggctccggcggcggtgccgccgccggagccggtcggatggtggcggcgggggcgagagaTGTGGAGCAGCGAGGCGAGGAAGCTCTTGTCTGCGGGGTAGCGGGttcagggaggaagaagatggaatGCAGTGGGCCTACGCAAGATTTTTTGTGGTGGGGGTTCTCGCGATACGCTATATGGAGAGAGCTCTTGCTCTAGTTGCCTCCTTTTTATCTagtctcttttccttttccagCATGATTGTTCGAGCTTCTTTTTCACAACAGCTGAGCTTGAGCTCCTACCAAGATGTCCGTCCATGTCCTGCTAGTGCGAAGGGCCTGCTAATTGCCAAATTTACGGTCGGCTGATGGAAATGGAAGCATTCCCTATGCTTGAATTCGGACATAGGATTGTGAACGTGTAGTCTGTGTCTCCTTTCCGTTTTCATCATGTCATGTTTTTCTCATTGATTCCCCAAACAAAAGCCTCATCTAAATCTACATATACAAAAATGGCAACTTTGTGCGATAAAGTTAtatgaaaaattaaaaagaACAATATAGAAAtcaaaatagcaaacaaaattttgaaacaAAACTTCAAGAGAAAATGTTACAGAAATTAGACAAGAGTTTTTAATCAAAAGCTCATCAAAATCATTGAAATTTGGAAGAAATTGGAgacaaaaattaaaaaaacaagGAAAAATTTAGAAATGAAGGAATTTAAGTGAACAAGCTTACATAGTCGTGGCTGATTTCTTTTCTACATTAGGCTTGTTTTGTATGGATTTTGTCGTATTTTCACATTCTTATTGTATTCGAGTCTGTTTATGTTACATTATAGTGTTGTTGTTCGGTTCTCGATATATACGTTTCGTATTCACTCGCCGGTGATACGTGTTGGATCAAATGAAAATTTCTACTAGAAAACGTTGCGTGCTTTAAAAATAAGTAATGATTACATGACGAAAGAAAGGAGAAACGGCGGTATGCACTCAGCACTCTCGTCCCTCTGTTCTAGTAAACTTTTGTCTTGAACAAATGGCCACTAAGTTTCAGTGGACCGATTGAGTGTCAGATGAGTCGATCGATTCATGAAGAAATTGGAGACAAAAAACTAAAAAACAAAGATAACAATTAGAAATGTATGAATTTAAGTGAACAAGCTTATATAGTCatggctgattttttttttcaatatgGATTTTGTAATATTTTTACATTCTTATTGTATTCGAGTCTGTTTAGTATACAATATAGTGTTGTTGTTCGGTTCTCATTATATGCATTTCGGATCCACTCGCCGGTGATGATGttggacaaaatcaaaatttctaATAGAAACGTTGCGCGCTTTAAAAATAAGTAATGATTGTTACATGACCAAAGAAAGGAGAGACGGCGTGCACTCTGGTCCCTCTGTTCTACGGAACTTTTGTCTTGAACAAAATGGCCACTAAGTTTCAGTGGGCCGATTGAGTGTCAGATGAGCCGACCGATTCATGAAGAAGTCGCGACGTCGTGCATGACTAGCAGCAAGTTGTGGCAGGCAGCCGGCTAGTGCTTTGGAGAAAACTTTTTTCTCTCCCAAAAGCAAGAGATGACCACTAACAGGTCTACAGCTAGCTGACACCGTGACTCGCGTTCATGCGCACCGGCGGATCAAGTCGATTGGTCTCCCAGTAGTCCAATTCCGCGGCTGTAGCTCAACCGTGCGAGACTGGCAAAGGAGTCCGAGTCAACCCAGCGTCGTCTTGTCTTGACTCTTGCGGAAAATATTGTGCCCCCACCCATGGCGCATTTTCGCACTACAAGATTGGGCCACGGGCTCTCTGAAACATTCCAGGTTAATTTTCTTGCGCACTTTAATCTTTGATAATAAGCGGCCGCTTCCTTCTGATGGTCTCCTTTTTCAGGTGGTGTGACGGGGAAAGTTAATATGATGAAATCTTAGGGGCCGTTTGGATCCTCTCATTTTGGAGGAATTGAAATCTACTACTATATAAACTAGACTATTTGGCTTAGAATTTGACATCCCACCACTTTTCAAAGTTTAGATATAAGCATATGGTGGGGGATGGAAATTGATACCACCAAGCTATGTTTCTATTCCATAACTTATAATACGCTCTTTAGTGCACTCCTCTATATATACTAGAAATATAACATATAAGTATCTTTCTGACTCCCTCGTACGGCCAATAATAATATACAAATGTATTTtgtatataatcatattagctTAATAGATTTGTGTCTAAATTATGATTATTAGAATGGAATTCAATTCAAAGGTTCCAAACTGTGCCTTAGATAACTGATTTCAATATCTTTTCTAAACCATTTGAAGAACTTTTTCAGGCAagttattttggaaaaaaaaaagatcttgaAAATATACGTAAGGATGTTGCTCTTGTGAATAAACTTATGCCAATAAGTGTTTGGGTAAAGTTTCCAATAAAAATTTTCGGGAGATGAAAAGTGAAGTCAGGAGGAAGGCTCGTTGTGTGTGCTAGTTAGGCTCACTACAcacacaaaaacaaagactAAAGTTTAGCGCTAGTTGTGGAGTGTGTTAATAGCCTAAACATGTGCTAATCAAAGGTTCATGGATGCAAATGTTTAATTCTTATGTTTGACATCCAAATAAGTGTTAAAATATAGCTTAGGATCCAAATAGGACCTGATCGTTGCTTGCTGAATGGATGCATCCGTTTCTCTCAACCCTATCTTTCTCCTTTCTGCAGGCAAGCAGCAAGGGAGTTGCCTACCGTCTACAGAGTCGCCCTGTTTGGTTTAGTGGCATTA comes from Panicum virgatum strain AP13 chromosome 4K, P.virgatum_v5, whole genome shotgun sequence and encodes:
- the LOC120703794 gene encoding UDP-glycosyltransferase 73B4-like, which translates into the protein MAYAGAPAVANAAAADNGARSMANATTAINAAAATAHHGANGAPASGSGRDHVVIFPFMAKGHMLPLLHLATALSARRGGLGLRVTLVTTPGNVAFARSRLPASVSLVALPFPPLPPLPAGVESTNALPSPSLHLAFLRATALLRAPFAAFLASLPSPPLALVSDFFLGFTRRVAANAGVRRVVFNGMSCFASAICKALAASPPASFEPGAQLRVPALPDHVVVWAEEVPDGVANRADPDNPFTRFFAREIGDSDVRSWGVLVNSFAALDGDYVPGLESFYEPGSRAWLVGPLFLAAAGDDMSPEGEKEHDPEGCLAWLDERAAQPGSVVYVSFGTQAHVTDAQLDELVHGLARSGRPFLWAVRSDTWSPPAGVGPDGRIVRGWVPQRSVLAHRAVGGFVSHCGWNSVMESLAAGKPLLAWPMIAEQHLNARHVANILGVGVRVAVRPGAGVVGRADVEEKVRELMDAGSKAARSMRERAAWAQQAAESAVSRGGTSATTLRNLVEELQRTYGDVVGKESEVRGTK